The genomic segment ttttcctcttATCTAATTAAAGTTCTTTTTGTTCTACATTACAGATGTTTGTTGCcaccttgattttttttaatttgtttttcatttatccaCCTTCTCTTTATCTCTCAGGTTGTCATCGGCGGCAGAGGAGCTGACACTGACTCAGCAGAATCTGCGGACAAAGGAAGCATTGGCTGATGACCTAGACAGCAAAATCCAGACGAGTCAGCAAAGCACAGAGAAGAAGAGCGAGtgagaagatgatgaagatgaactACCTgtcaactctctctctctgattgctgactctctctttctctcaccctCAGCTGTGTCCTGCTGCTCAGTCAGAAGCTCTCCCTTCTCGAGCTTCGTCATGCTGTCCAGTCGCTGCGCAGCTCTGAGGCCCGCCTCGCCTCACAGAAGGCCGTGCTAGATGCCAAgatggctgctgctgcctctcctCCCCCACCACCTCCTGCCCCAGTGCTGCCATATGAGGATGATGCCCGCTCTGTCAGCTCCACTGTAAATATCCTGTTATCCAGCTGCCCTTTAGAATAAAGTCAGTTTCAGCTTTGCCTGAAATTATAAAATAcgttctgttgttttctgtgatttcaggaTAAAACGAAGGACAAAGGCTCTCGCTTCGACACTCTGCGTCACTCTCTAGCTGGAATGATCCGATCTCCTAAAGCCATGCTAGGCTCCTCCTCCTCGGTCAGACTCTACACCTATTCACTTATGTTGTTCCCCAGACATttttcagacatgcagtgtAACCCTGAACTTCTCTAGACTTTACCTGGAGGAGCTGCATGTAAGAACTGAAATATCTGACTCAGTAACATCACTAGAAATTTGAGATGTGAGAACACATCTGACACAGACATTGTCCCGCTGTGTGTTTCAGGTGTGAAATGACAACTCCAGACAAGGTCAAAGGACCTGATTCTCTGGACATTGTCCAGAGCTCATATGTGCCAGATCAGGCAGACAAACGGCATAAGCTTGACATTTTCACTCTCCCCACAGTTGGTGCTACTGGTCTCTCGTCACCCAGAGGTTGCTCAATGTGCTGACTGTAGTAAACTGTTGGAGAGTCAAGAAATCTCTCACTAGTTTTATGAAACTGTTGAGGCTGTTAGACTGTTGATGTGCAAATAACTTGAACTGTAGACTATACAATCCAAATCCAAGACTGATAGAGGTTATCCAGTAGAGTCTCTTCTCAGCAGAAGAAGCCGAGGAGACAGTTTAATATAAGAGAGACAGCCTGCTCCAACTGGCAGGTGATGAAAGTCAGGGTTTTCCACCTGTTTTGTTCCATCAACAACTGAGAGTTTtcataatgtataaaaatatagtctaattaataaattaaaactttccCCCTGCAGCAGTTCTTCGACGTGATACCAACCTCAGAGCGTCCCCTGGCTGACCAGGAGTGGTACCATGGTGCCATCCCCCGGACTGAGGCTCAGGAGTTACTACGGCAACAGGGAGACTTCCTGGTTCGAGAGAGTCATGGTAAACCGGGAGAGTATGTTTTGTCGGTGTTTTCTGACGAGCAGAGACGACACTTCATCATTCAGTTTGCTGACGTACGTaaccaaatacaaacacacgcacacacacagctggattCAGTGTCTCTTCTGCAGGTTCAGTCTGCAGTGTTAGTGTTATTAGTAAGTTCTTCTATTCACTGTTTAAGTGACTTGGTATTCTGATgaattttccacttttttttaaccatatcGTCACATTGTAAAAAATGGCTTACCATGCCACACTACAACACCCCCAATAATTGGGGAACCAGTTTACAGTTACATAAACATGCAGTAATCTAATTTCTCTACAACCtctgatttgtttaatttgttattttttgcattcatggtacacagattttaacattgtagttacaaaagaaaattaaaaggcTATTaatttattagtattatttattcgtttgttttatttttccgtAAGTGTGTATATGTTGGAGTGGCTAGGCATGAAGGAGACAGGCACATGGGCACATAATGCAGGGGCTATACAGCGCAAACACTCTGAATTAACTTATTGAGACTTCTATAAAGTACTTTGTGTTAGTCTTAGCTTCAGACTAAAAAATTGGGTGGCGTCACTTTAATGATAATGATTCAGTGTTCACCCTGTCTACTGAAAAAGTTAAAGTGAAAGTGTGAAAGTTGACTGGAACCTGGTTACTCAAGTCCATGTACTTAACAACTTActacattttagtcatttagcagacgcctttatccaaagcgacttacaagtgagaagGTAAGCAAAAATCTATGGCAAGGAGAatacatcaaagcaaagtcctatcagaaaagtgttcacatttcacgagatgcaagtatgagaaagagaagaaaagaagtttgttttttgattttttttactaatgCTAGATCTGAATATTCAACTAGTTGAATATGCATTTATTGCATAGttattctgttttcagttttggtattcagatatttattaatttatttgttttttacaatataaaatagcTTTAACCATTTCTAAACCGTAGATGGCACGCAGGTACACTTTGTACTGCCCCGAACGCACTTCTAGGAGAGTGTCAGCTTCAGACAGTTAGAGGCATATGCAATGTTGTGTTCCTTAaaatacagtattgttcaaaataatagcagtacaatgtgactaaacagaataatccaggtttttagtatattttttattgctacatggcaaacaagttaccagtaggtgcagtagattctcagaaaacaaacaagacccagcattcatgaaaTGCACGCTCTTAAGGCTGTGCAAtagggcaattagttgaaaggggtgtgtttaaaaaaatagcagtgtctactgttgactgtacaaactcaaaactatgttgtacaaacgtttttgtttctaggattCAGCaatcctgtgaatcactaaactaataaTTGGGtgtatgaccacagttttttaaaactgcttcacatctgtgtggcatggagtcaaccaacttgtggcacctctcagctgttattccacaccatgattctttaacaacattccacatttcacttacatttctttgttctgcttcaggaacagcatttttgatatcaaCCCACAAGTTCTCGATAGGTTTAAGGTCAGGGGATTGGGGTGGCCACTCCATAGCATAAATTTTGTTGGTTTGAAACCAAGACTTTGCTCATTCACTAGTGTGTTTGAGGttattgtcttgttgaaacaaccatttcaagggcatgtcctcttcagcataaggcaacatgacctcttagtattttgacatatgcaaactgatccatgatccctggtatgCAATAAATAGGCCCAACACCATAGTATAGGCCTTGCCAACCCGCAGCTCCCGAGCTGGTTTCATGTGGCTCTTGCGTTCATTTcaaagtttgtatttgtgtttttttttatgtgtgtgttcgcTTTGCTTGAGTTCAATACGGTATTTTCGTCAAACGCACATATGCGTGAGATGAAAATACCTCATAATTTCCCAGTAGGGGCAAGATCATTTTAGTAAACAATTTGTGTGCAACACTGATTGAAAACCTCCACGAAAGCTTTGTGACCCGGTTCCGTGATCTTCAACTGAAAAGGCCACAGATTACGTTCCTCGTCGACCCATTTAATGTGGAGACAGACTGTTTGAAAGCCCCACTAGTCACAGATAAGGCTGCTGAGTTGGAGATGATCGATGTTTGTGAGGAGGACAAACTGAAACCTGCTTTAAGGGAAGGGACCATTGAGTTTTGGAAAAGTGTGCCAAAGGAAAAATACCCTAATGTCAAACGGGCTGCGCTTAAGATACTGTCAATGTTTGGGTCAACATACGTCTGAGAGTCTGTGTGTTCTACCCTGAAACACGTAAAATCAAATCATCGATCTGTTCTGATTGACACCCATGTGAAAGAAATGCTTAGAGTGGCAACAACGGAATACAAGCCAGATTTAAAGAAGATTATTCAAGGCAAGGAATGCCTGAAGTCCCACTAAGCAACATgcatagtaaaagtaaaacatagaaaacactattgtaaattattatatttcatttgtgGGCTTGGGTGAActgagagtttgtgtgtgagagacagtgCACACAATGTCAATTGCTGAAAATGACTGGCCTATGGTCTTAGTACTGTAGGAGTCAATTTCTGTCATTATAATGTTGGTGTgtgacatttacaataaatctaGCTGAGCAgagttctgtgtgtttgtgtgtgtgtgtgtgtgtgtgtgtgaggaagggATGGGGTGatgtttatgtgtctttttatgtctctttgcagtaacacagtaaaaaatgtgGCTCTTATTCTCTGACTGGTTGGCCACCCCTGCCATAGTAGGAGAAAGatgcccatatcatgatgcttgcaccaccatgcttcagtgtgtactgtggcttgaatGCAGAGTTTGGGGGTTGTCTCACAAATtgtctgtggcccttggacccaaaaagaacaattttactctcatcagtCACAAAatttctctttaggccagttgatgtgttctttggcaaattgtgacctcttctgcacatgcctttttttttaacagagagaCTTTGTGggggattcttgaaaatagattagcttcacacagatgtcttctaactgtcacagtacttacaggtaactcgagactgtctttgatcatccgggagctgatcattggctgagcctttgccattctggttattctttgatccattttgatggttgtcttccgttttcttccacgtctctctggttttgccttccattttaaggcattggagatcattttagctgaacagcctataatctttataggttttcccctatccaatcaactttttaatctaAGTACGCTGTCAATAACTTGAACGACCCATTTTtctcaggctttcaaatgcatggtcaacaagtgctggcttcatcctCAAATAGGggccacctgattcacacctgttttttcacaaatttGATGACCTCAGTGCTgcacactgctattttttttaacacacccctttcaactatttacccaattgcacagcctcatgaatggtctgcacttggtaaatggtctgcacttatacagcgcttttctacctattggcactcaaagcgctttacactgcttcttattcacccattcacaatttcaatcacacaccgatggggggagctgatatgcagctggccaacgctcaccgggagcaactaagttggggtttagtgtcttgctcaaggctcaaggacacttcgacatgtgacctggaggagccagggattgaaccaacaattgtgagattggtgtacaaccgctctaccttcctgtgccacagttgccccgTGAGCGTGCATATCATGAacgctgggtcttgtttgttttgtttgagaatTTACTGCaactactggtaacttgtttgccatgtagcaataaaaaatatactaaaagcCTGGATTATTCTGATTAGTCAcgagagagaaaatgacaatCCCACCTAGCACACAGTTTAACGTGAAGACAAACAGCCAATTACTGTAGctgttttattactttgtcAAACAAGAACAAGGTTTGGAAAGTTTTTTTAGCTGATGTGTCTGGTGGAAGCATGGATCACTGCTTTTTGATCTTTAGTACAAAAATCCCAATATTATTATTTGGGACAGCCCTAAAACAAACTGCATATTTTTGTATGGTACTTAGGGATCTATGACAGAATAAACATGTTAACCCCCCTCTCTCTGCTAGAATCAGTACCGTTTTGAAGGGACCGGCTTCTCCACCATCCCTCAGCTCATCGAGCACCATTTCTCTACCAAACAGGTCATCACCAAGAAATCTGGGGTGGTGCTGCTCAACCCTGTTGTCAAGGTAACCATTGTATCTAGTAGATGTTCACACCAAAATACAGGTTGTTACAGTAAGATAGTTCAGTGCTGAGCTTGTCTCTATGCAGGATAAGAAGTGGATCCTAAACCACGAGGATGTGGTCCTAGGGGAGCTGCTAGGAAAGGTTACCTCACCTACACTGTCTACATTTCTAATTTGTATCTAACAGATTTTAACATGATCTCACTATGTCTCTGTACCTACATGCCCCATTATGCCCTGCTGTTGGCCGGTTGGCAGGGTAACTTTGGCGAGGTGTTTAAAGGGACGCTGCAGCGTGACAAATCGCCGGTTGCGGTCAAAACATGTAAAGAAGATTTACCTCCAGAGCTAAAGATCCGCTTCTTGTCCGAAGCCAGGTctgattttattaataaataataattcaaattatcattaaaaacTGACACACAAGAAtaatctagttttttttttttctttttatggtctgcactgcacttatatagcgcttttctacctattggcactcaaagcactttacactgcttcttattcacccatttgcactcacactcatacgccgatgggggagctgctctgcagctggccaacactcatcgggagcaactaaaatGGGCTTCaggctcaaggacacttcggcatgtgaccagaggaaccagggattgaaccaagaacggcgagattggtggacaacggctctaccttcctgcgtcatgactgtggcgcaggaaggtagattCGTCACTGTATCAGTGACAGACAGAATAGAACATAACATAATGTTGTTAttggtaaatagtaaatggttgCCTCTATACAAAGTactacaaattttaaataatacatacatattCTTCTTACCCACCCTCAATTAAGCAGTACCCAGCCCAACACTGTTTAGGTGGCAtaataatacaaacatgtctCAACTCTCCTTGATTAAACTGCTCACACACTTATtttcacagcaaaaaaacacccaaaagaAATTAATTCCAACAGATCCTCTTCCTagaagacaataaaacaaaccccaaatatatatttctcaaaacaacattttatagcGGTTATTTATGAGAATTTAAGACtatgaagaaggagaggaggaaggcagagagagaatagGAAAGATAAGAATGTAGGAcagacagtagggactttgaagttgggactatgacagtaAAGGCTaaagagttgattgacatgatgcagagaaggaaggtggatatactgtgtgtccaggagaccaggtggaaaggtagcaaggctagaagcttaggagcagggttcaagttgttctaccatgggtcagattggaagagaaatggagtaggagttatcctgaaagaggagttagTAAGGAATATTCTAGatgtgaaaagagtatcagacaggttttcagggaggaactaAGACAGACTCTGGTCAGGAAGttcttccagatgactggaccactacagctaatgtgatcagggagacaggtaggagggtactttggataaaaaagcgctatataagcgattatttactcggtgtgtcatcgggaaagaggaaagtggacaagaagacttgttcaggagtgtatacagagaaagaggttagctaagaagaagtgggacactgagaggactgaagagagtagacaggagtacagggagatgcagtgtaaggtgaaggtagctgtggcaaaggaaaaacagagcACTTGTATGCTAGATTGGACAcgaaagagggagaggtggatttgtacaggttggcgagaTAAAGAGATGGAGATGGGAATGGCGTGCAGcgggttagtgtgattaaagataaggatggaaatgcattgacaggtgccaggagtgtgatgggaagatggaaggagaactttgaagagttgatgaatgagaaaaatgaaagggaacgaagagtagaagaggtgactggtgtggagcaggaagtagcaaagtttGGTAAAAGTGAAGTCAGGAGGACgtggaagaggatgaagagtggaaaggcagttggtcctaatgacatacctgtggaggtatggaagtgtctaggagaggtggcagtagagtttcttactagtttgtttaacaaaatcttggagagtgagaggatgcctgaggactggaggaaaagtgtactgatactcatttttaagaacaagggagatgtgcagagctgtggcaactacaaaGGAATAAAGCTGTTGAGCCACACATTGAAGTTGTGGAAAAGAGTAGTGGAAACTAAGCTacgggcagaggtgaacatttgtgagcagcagtaTGGTTCCATGCCTAGACAGattacaacagatgcagtatttgctttgaagatgctgatggagaagtacagagaaggtcataaggaattgcattgtgtcttcgtagatttagagaaagcgtatgacagggtgccgagagaggaactgtggtattgtatgaggaggtctggagtggcagaaaaatatattagagtggtgcaggacatgtatgagagccgTAAGACCGTGTTGAGGTttgctgcaggtgtgacagaggagttcaaggtggaagtgggtctgcatcaaggatcggctctgagccccttcttgtttgctctggtgatggacaggctgacagatgtagacaggaatctccacaAGCAGTTTGGAATGGGTAAAGAAAACTGTCAGGTGTGTTCTGTGATACAAGaatatcagcgagaatgaaaggaaagattttcaagatggtggtgacaccagcgatgtttttcggcttagacacagtggcactgaagaaaagacaggagacagaactggaggtagcagagctggaggttctctttgggcgtggcgaggatggacaggaatgaggacatcagagggacagctcatgttagatgttttggagatacagtcagagaggccagattgaggtggtttggacatgttcagagtagagactgtgaatatatcggtagaaggatgctgaagttggagctgccaggcaggaggtctagaggaagaccgaAGAGGAGATttgtggatgtagtgagagaggacatgaagttattggtgtgagagaagaggatgcagaggatagcgttagatggagacacatgattcgctatggcgacccctgaaagggaacagccgaaaggaaaagaagaacacTATGGcataaacatgattaaaaataagaGATGAAAGAGAGCGAAAAATGTTGGCTGGTATCTGATGCTACCTctctgtgattggctgcagGATCCTGAAGCAGTATGACCACCCAAACATCGTGAAGCTGATTGGTGTTTGTACGCAGAGACAGCCAATCTACATTGTCATGGAGCTAGTTCCTGGTGGGTCGACCTTCTCTTACTGCTATTTTGGTATTGGTAATTTTTATTAACTGTTTCTAGGTGCGTTTGTGTAATGTCAGGTGGAGACTTCCTGTCCTTTCTAAGGAAGAAGAAGGACGAGTTAAAGACAAAGCAGCTCCTTCGCTTTGCCGTTGATGCTGCTGCTGGCATGGCATACCTGGAGAGTAAAAACTGCATCCACAGGTGAGTTGTTGACGCTTGTTTATACTGTGTAATCTGCAGGTGAAGGCAGGTACACATATGAATGAAATTTGGTAATGACGGCTGTCAAAACTAGTTGGTATTGGTCTGCTCGTCAGTCGGTGCTGACGGTCAGTAGATTAAATCGGGTTGGTGAGGATTCTCAGTCATCTAGGATTAGTTATCGGAAttatgtcaactggacttctttcttggGTAGGAGCATGTGAAGCCATCTATGCTCACATGcagaatccttctctcaacagaggagaaggcctcaggcacaacctgATGATTCAGTCCTCACATTTTTGAAtaagtttaatatttacaatcaCTGTGTGTTGTACACACTCAATCAGTCATCCGGTGTGTGCTCCTTCCAGAATATCAGACTAGAAATCTGCGGCAGTTATACTGACAGTCTGAAATGTCTAGTCTTTGAAAGTCTTAGTTGCTCTTCCGGTGTGTCCACAGCTGAACTTATTACTGAGCATTTAAAGTATCATATATGCAGCCAATATATTAGCTAGTTTCTATGTGCACCTTTATGCCTTTTAGGGACCTGGCGGCAAGGAACTGTCTGGTGGGGGAGGGCAGTGTTTTAAAGATCAGTGACTTTGGGATGAGTCGTCAGGAGGATGATGGAGTTTATTCTTCATCTGGACTCAAACAGATCCCCATTAAATGGACTGCACCGGAGGCGCTTAACTATGGTAACATCTGTCATAAACCTGATACTCACCTTTCTAATACCATAAACATCTCTCTCACCTAGACATAAAGAATATGAATCTATTTACTATCTTGCTGTGCTTGACTGTTGACTGTGTAAGTTGGTCTGTGATTGGCTGCAGGCCGTTATAGCTCTGACAGTGACGTGTGGAGCTATGGGATTCTACTGTGGGAGACATTCAGTCTGGGGGTGTGTCCCTACCCTGGAATGACCAATCAGCAGGCCAGAGAGCAGGTTGAAAAAGGTAAACGGtgtaaaaatcttttaaaaaggaTTGTGACGTAAATtactaaattaatttaaaaaggatagttttggtcatttattttttttttttaattagtcatGTCAACAATCACCATGCAGACACCTAAACACTATCTCCTCTACTCATGTTTCGTTAGTTGTCAGTTTGCAACCTGGATTGGCTGAATCGTTTGTGTCATAGCTCTCCATTCCATCAGCTAGACGCACCACACACTCCACCACAGTCACCTTTTAGTTAAGCACATTCATAGTAATTCACGATCAGCTGTCAATTTGCTATGATTAAAACAACAGTGTTTGTCAGAGCTGAGTTTGCTGTTGTTATTATGAGAGTACTTGTTTACTCATTTAACATTTGTGCTGAAAAACTTCAATGATATGCACTGATGTGCATACATTAACAATGAGTTGCAATATTAGTAAAATAGTTAAATCTGTCCTCACATGGGATCCCTCTGTCCTTTCTCTTCTCTGATCTATGCACCACAAGCAGCTGAGCTCTGCCCTTGGTCACAGAGAGGGGAGAGTGTAGCATGATCACTATAGCTACTGTATATACTCAGGTCAACTACTCCCACTCCCTAATAAAATGCATCCCGTCAAGTTACGACAGAGATGCAACCAAGCTGCTTTTGTAAACATGCTCTGATTTTTATATCTGAGTGAAATGCTGGCAGTGTAGGCTGCAGGTGTGTCTGcacaacatttttgtttaataggCGGCGTGAGCACAGACATCTGCAAATGCTGAtcaattaaaatgtcaaatcagcCTAATTAATGACCACTTCTCCAGCAACGCTTAGTAAACTTTTTGAAGTTGATACAGAGTGATGCTTCTTATCTCATAGCCAAACTTTGGCACAGGCAGCAAAGTTGTGTTGAAGCCCTTTTCTTCAGACATGTGCAGAGAGACAACACCATGTTTCATGTGTCCGACATCAAGTTAACTAATGGAATTAACCTTACTGACTGGTGATCTGAGCTGCCGTTTGACGTTAAGATGCAAACAAATAGCAAAATACAGTTGTGGTAGAGTGAGTGAAAATAGTCCTATAGTTAATTAATCATGGATGGATTAATGGATTAATCATTGGTTTCAGTCTCTTGGACAATTAAAAACATGGGTCGTCTGCCCAGGTTAATTGTATTTGTtgaaaaaacactgcagaattaaagggacatttttcaTAGTTGTTTGAAAGAAGTGAACATATGGAACTGAGAGTACTCACTTTGTAAAACCAATGAACTGACAACCGTAAAGGTCACCAGCAGACTAATGTTGGTGAAGCAGACCCATAAGCTGTGTACTATTTGCTTAAGAACAGACATgccatgttctgtttttattgaagCATTTAAGCAGTGGTGTcaataaattgtctttttttacattttatatcttaaaaaaaaatatactcaTTCAAACACTTTCATCAACTTCTATTCTGTATGATCCCCATCAGAATTAGTATAACTGCCAGATATGCTTCATATGCAGCTCATTAGGCAAAGGATCAACTGTTTTCCACACTGCTGCCCTGTGTTAGAGCCAACATATAATGCCTATTTTCCTTTATAAGGTAAATTGTTTATAAATCGACTTTCTTGCcatctgaattttttttcacatatctATTCATttataatagaaaaaatatgttgtttttttactatttgacttgatttttaTAACTTCCATTTcataaacattacaataaaaactgttgcgCAGTCAGCGGTAACTATGGAAATTGGACCCTTCTCATCCTGGTTGCTAGGTTACAGGATGGCATGCCCTCAGCGTTGCCCTGATGACGTTTACAAAGTGATGCTGCGCTGCTGGCAGTACAACCCAGAGGACAGGCCAAAATTCTCTGAACTTCAGCAAGACCTAGCTGCCATCAAGAAGAAGTGATGTCATCACTCATCTAGCCAAATGATACAATTATTAGACAAAAAGTTCAGTCACATCCTGACcaacaaagtttttt from the Channa argus isolate prfri chromosome 18, Channa argus male v1.0, whole genome shotgun sequence genome contains:
- the fer gene encoding tyrosine-protein kinase Fer isoform X1 gives rise to the protein MGFGRDLRNSHEGLLKLQDWELKLLEMVKRFMTQRVKSDKEYAALLLSMTQQTEKQEAADYISTVSKFWSQPVSFSQSWSQVVRQTEALGRVMRSHADDLNSGPLHRLATLIRDKQQVKKSYQSLHQQLESQNHKVTRSDLEKLKATYRQLSREANTAKEKYREAVAKGREAERARERYDKATAKLHNLHNQYVLAVCGARTQQDEHQRCAAPALLDALQRMQEDMTMALKSILEEYCDISSLLTEEIVRIHQEISAAVDQIDPLAEYQQFIDAYRSPETPEASVEFDASLLEETDNLPANEILWNTLTADSLQAMLSSAAEELTLTQQNLRTKEALADDLDSKIQTSQQSTEKKSDCVLLLSQKLSLLELRHAVQSLRSSEARLASQKAVLDAKMAAAASPPPPPPAPVLPYEDDARSVSSTDKTKDKGSRFDTLRHSLAGMIRSPKAMLGSSSSQFFDVIPTSERPLADQEWYHGAIPRTEAQELLRQQGDFLVRESHGKPGEYVLSVFSDEQRRHFIIQFADNQYRFEGTGFSTIPQLIEHHFSTKQVITKKSGVVLLNPVVKDKKWILNHEDVVLGELLGKGNFGEVFKGTLQRDKSPVAVKTCKEDLPPELKIRFLSEARILKQYDHPNIVKLIGVCTQRQPIYIVMELVPGGDFLSFLRKKKDELKTKQLLRFAVDAAAGMAYLESKNCIHRDLAARNCLVGEGSVLKISDFGMSRQEDDGVYSSSGLKQIPIKWTAPEALNYGRYSSDSDVWSYGILLWETFSLGVCPYPGMTNQQAREQVEKGYRMACPQRCPDDVYKVMLRCWQYNPEDRPKFSELQQDLAAIKKK